In Debaryomyces hansenii CBS767 chromosome A complete sequence, a genomic segment contains:
- a CDS encoding DEHA2D09020p (weakly similar to uniprot|Q03758 Saccharomyces cerevisiae YML111W BUL2 Component of the Rsp5p E3-ubiquitin ligase complex) produces MKFFGTNPSKRDFKTSVQNSITSDHSDEIPIPVQDTKSDTTPNEKMNEPLASPAYEDVPIWNILPSYQLYQSTFSKNLRPSNEDLRYAPPTYHEDSTETPVGSVDPSTGSYFPNMTDSPGSSHSTAAAAHSYSGNLINESPTRWEDSLLGNTHRLKKIGDINSAVANRVKIEIQITEKACKRGVRPTIIDPSTIEYQPGDSINGFITIRNKHTLPISFDMFSVVFEGKISVTSDTDSKKSHIFYKFLNMFDYSASWTPADLNDDAEENQYDPLDNACMRFPMEKYFEPDVTYKKFFNFRVPDKLLDVACEFHNLPRHCEMLPTLGLAKDQFLKNLRKFRQGVSANTEFTIGGTAPVLNQPRKPGFNGVLDKRLKDLSFPDTSVSYSVEARVIAKESDYSIIMPNSAVKSEKDEFLIVNESSCFIRLIPKERLSKAFDSHIIENESKIIYNNLVERVTQKIHLGKDLLDEKRTISNNEQTYEITRIPSISKRRQLYNEGSNSNSSKNKLLRKEKGAKYELFVPYKKKSLTAAPKVVGIIGLTTIKMDYKLKYMPPYKYRTLHPHPPNNELSTKLNIPLEFVFSSNESSKASKPPDVKSISAELIVFTYRSKKYPIPVEIFSDLLFKNKPGDTDNIEHYVIKPFQKYLEEITDLSRKLSFEILNVDSQLIMDIKSLANLSTKYNCLRVDESKVTSNHATTPWTFVSSQEAKSSSDKEVYSKKVNLSVDLKNVFSKDNTGSHDDLGVDAYSLVPNFQSCIIGRAYYLRLHVKLQNNDSMYLRIPITIQL; encoded by the coding sequence atgaaattttttggAACCAACCCTTCCAAGCGTGATTTTAAGACCCTGGTGCAAAATAGCATAACATCAGACCATAGCGATGAGATACCTATACCGGTACAAGATACGAAGAGTGACACAACACCAAATGAGAAAATGAACGAGCCATTAGCGTCGCCGGCGTACGAGGATGTTCCGATATGGAATATTTTGCCTTCATACCAACTTTACCAATCGACGTTTTCGAAAAACCTTCGCCCGTCGAACGAAGACTTGAGATATGCGCCACCTACGTACCACGAGGATTCTACAGAAACTCCCGTTGGAAGCGTTGATCCGAGTACTGGGAGTTACTTTCCTAATATGACAGATTCCCCAGGATCGTCACACTCTACTGCGGCAGCTGCTCATTCGTACTCGGGGAATCTCATAAATGAATCACCCACTAGATGGGAAGATAGTCTTTTGGGAAACACGCAtagattgaagaaaattggTGATATTAACAGTGCTGTTGCTAATCGAgtgaaaattgaaatccAAATTACTGAAAAGGCGTGCAAGAGGGGTGTACGTCCCACTATTATCGACCCTCTGACTATAGAATATCAGCCTGGGGATTCTATAAACGGATTTATCACAATCAGAAACAAGCATACTCTTCCTATTCTGTTTGATATGTTCTCAGTTGTTTTTGAAGGTAAAATTTCGGTTACAAGTGATACGGATTCGAAGAAGTCGCATATCTTTTATAAATTCCTCAATATGTTTGATTATAGTGCATCATGGACTCCAGCCGATTTGAATGATGACGCTGAGGAGAACCAGTATGATCCACTTGATAACGCATGCATGAGATTTCCTATGGAGAAATATTTCGAACCCGATGTCACTTACaagaaattcttcaatttccgTGTTCCAGATAAGTTATTGGATGTGGCCTGCGAATTCCATAATTTGCCGAGACATTGCGAGATGTTGCCTACGTTAGGTTTAGCAAAAGaccaattcttgaaaaacttGAGAAAATTTCGACAAGGAGTTTCTGCAAATACTGAATTCACAATTGGTGGGACGGCTCCAGTATTGAATCAGCCTAGGAAACCTGGTTTTAATGGGGTCCTTGATAAAAGATTAAAGGATTTATCGTTCCCTGATACTTCTGTTAGTTATAGTGTTGAGGCAAGGGTTATTGCTAAAGAATCTGATTATAGTATTATCATGCCAAATTCTGCGGTCAAATCAGAGAAGGATGAATTCTTAATTGTTAATGAATCCAGTTGTTTTATCAGATTAATACCAAAGGAGCGGTTATCGAAGGCTTTCGACAGTCacataattgaaaatgaatcaaagaTTATATATAACAACTTAGTTGAAAGGGTAACCCAGAAAATTCATTTAGGTAAAGATTTATTGGATGAGAAGCGTACAATCCTGAATAATGAACAAACCTACgaaattacaagaattCCGTCTATATCTAAAAGAAGACAATTATATAACGAAGGGAGTAACAGTAACCTGagtaaaaataaattattgagaAAGGAAAAAGGTGCCAAGTATGAATTATTCGTACCTTATAAGAAGAAATCGTTGACTGCTGCTCCTAAAGTTGTAGGAATTATTGGCTTGACGACAATTAAAATGGACtacaaattgaaatatatgcCTCcatataaatatagaaCTTTGCATCCGCATCCACCTAATAACGAATTATCGACGAAGCTTAACATTCCGTTAGAATTTGTTTTCTCATCGAATGAAAGCTCTAAAGCGTCTAAACCTCCGGATGTTAAATCCATAAGTGCAGAATTAATTGTCTTTACATATagatcaaagaaatatccTATTCCTGTTGAGATATTTAGTGATTTGTTATTTAAGAATAAACCGGGTGATACTGACAATATTGAGCACTACGTCATTAAGCCATTCCAGAAATATCTAGAAGAAATCACTGATTTGTCGAGAAAACTaagttttgaaatcttGAACGTTGATAGTCAATTAATCATGGACATCAAGAGTTTAGCCAATTTATCTACAAAATACAACTGCTTACGAGTTGACGAATCTAAAGTGACTTCAAACCATGCAACAACCCCTTGGACGTTTGTTTCTTCACAGGAAGCAAAGTCTTCCAGCGACAAAGAAGTTTATTCGAAGAAGGTCAACCTCCTGGTTGACTTAAAGAATGTCTTTTCAAAAGACAATACAGGGTCTCACGATGACCTCGGCGTTGACGCCTATTCCCTCGTGCCAAACTTCCAGAGTTGTATAATAGGTAGAGCTTATTACTTGAGACTTCACGtcaaattgcaaaataatgatCTGATGTACTTAAGAATCCCTATTACGATTCAATTATGA
- a CDS encoding DEHA2D09042p (weakly similar to CA4911|IPF1435 Candida albicans IPF1435) — protein MSSSFWAIKAAKNKKNEVVPGTSKWVANELYCMNSEVLTHTEMFYHDLRGDIDQLNDFMKKALEGQHNKMFVASLSESEEGEENENKGVDIIREVDQDAGVKEAEYDKEAEYDKEAEYDKVPDGREKQEGADLTSNFTYISPGHRDKGTSIDGDADEAESPQSSPVMALTNTNTTHATSRYTPKTPSPLKNNQEQDAHTSSHADLSFIPIANTINPNKVVPPKLESPYKESEQTNPVSDDDSFQAISTAIRKSIAGKSAINNPRASQFIHVDTPKRKHATVSENPSRPNNRATIGAPSHGNSNDSGSIFVPLKKDPASIRKSMSKTPTRASVFVSLPSREPITISSSSNHSGKGMSDIKSRSSRVFEKLEIASRNENNTNNTTGNLSPTTLKRRKLQRDTESQAGFNSTYIKESLKRRSSARPLLNDNIKPKEDPIKIIKPKEEINDETNWHVQEQFSKKQSNAATENVEQSEESVKHQFDVKSDKNDTAKVPVTENLSEKAFENTEKILNSFLDRNAPALVEDDEIKEDVKHRESLGRRSPSKSPVINSIGSVLRRARNVFMSNPRSAGLQYDSASYSTSTGSPNRQSGSRSPTKSSLNILTRERTKSPVRVSTMSSTQGFRSPTKSYNKASSEANYRASSRLHNIDSDSKNSTEPKTIQGKAEVDLINRLMAPTSASAAKNVKTPSRKTQEGKKSDNAVSSKNKFLTTTLNPTKPQFNPIKTSNKSNTSPLKKSIPLNDEHEMRETKIPSRLEFSNIPSLKKKSLMAERSEAAAQKPRQKIMIAMNHKLDSKLQSNPSSVLKSETPNNERTNEGKRSSNFLNDITEIQQASKPGNKSNYGNLMTLPETTKNSSTNNSESKDYSKRSKVESKTPSRQHTLSKQKILEKKASRISNSDKKVTHKNTNFKTNDIFTDPKTPAKDRKVQTAEDTLPDIPTDDEDNQSHKVLQSWAETPQLHKIVMQNRTIDPVTIFGEVPRLNIEEIFESQASRYRGKSSPSNFTPDEKQRKREATEYAIKMGYKDPAHS, from the coding sequence ATGAGTTCCAGTTTTTGGGCTATCAAAGCAGcaaaaaataagaagaacGAAGTGGTCCCCGGAACATCGAAATGGGTTGCCAATGAGTTATATTGCATGAATTCGGAAGTGCTAACGCATACGGAGATGTTTTACCATGATTTGAGAGGTGAcattgatcaattgaatgattttatGAAAAAGGCGCTAGAGGGACAACATAATAAGATGTTTGTCGCCTCGTTATCGGAGAGCGAAGAGGGCGAAGAGAACGAGAATAAAGGAGTCGATATCATAAGGGAAGTGGACCAGGATGCGGGAGTGAAAGAAGCAGAATATGATAAAGAAGCAGAATATGATAAAGAAGCAGAATATGATAAAGTACCAGATGGACGAGAAAAGCAAGAAGGGGCAGACTTAACGTCCAACTTCACTTATATCTCGCCAGGGCACCGAGACAAAGGTACGCTGATAGATGGGGATGCGGACGAGGCAGAGAGTCCTCAGTCTTCACCAGTGATGGCTCTTACTAATACCAATACCACACATGCTACATCAAGGTATACGCCGAAGACACCGTCgccattgaagaataatCAGGAGCAAGATGCTCATACGTCTCTGCACGCTGATTTATCGTTTATACCCATTGCAAATACTATAAACCCGAATAAGGTTGTACCCCCAAAACTCGAGTCACCTTATAAAGAACTGGAGCAGACAAATCCGGTTTCGGACGACGATTCATTTCAGGCCATCAGTACGGCAATCAGGAAAAGCATAGCTGGCAAGTCTGCCATTAATAACCCTCGAGCAAGCCAGTTTATTCACGTTGATACACCTAAGAGAAAACACGCTACTGTCCTGGAAAATCCGCTGAGGCCTAATAATAGAGCTACCATCGGTGCACCATCTCATGGGAATCTGAATGACTCTGGAAGCATTTTTGTACCATTGAAGAAGGACCCAGCTTCGATAAGAAAGTCTATGAGTAAAACTCCTACACGGGCATCTGTCTTTGTATCGTTGCCTTCTCGTGAACCTATTACAATCAGCTCATCGTCAAATCATTCTGGAAAAGGAATGTCTGATATTAAAAGCAGGTCCCTGCGAGTGTTCgagaaattagaaatagcatcaagaaatgaaaataataccaataataCTACAGGAAACCTATCTCCTACAACATTAAAGAGACGCAAATTACAAAGAGATACGGAAAGTCAGGCAGGATTCAATTCTACATATATAAAAGAAAGCTTGAAGAGAAGGTCGTCTGCAAGACCATTACTAAATGACAATATAAAACCTAAGGAAGATccaattaaaattataaagCCAAAGGAAGAGATAAATGATGAGACCAATTGGCATGTACAAGAGCAGTTTTCGAAAAAGCAGTCAAATGCGGCGACTGAGAATGTTGAGCAATCGGAGGAAAGTGTAAAACATCAATTTGATGTAAAATCTGATAAAAACGATACAGCAAAAGTCCCAGTAACCGAAAATTTATCTGAAAAAGCTTTTGAAAATACagagaaaatattgaaccTGTTTCTTGATCGTAATGCACCCGCCCTTGTtgaggatgatgaaataaaagaGGATGTGAAGCATAGAGAAAGCCTTGGCCGTCGTTCGCCTTCGAAATCTCCTGTTATTAATTCGATTGGATCTGTTCTCCGCCGTGCTAGGAATGTATTTATGAGTAATCCAAGATCCGCCGGCTTACAATACGATTCTGCAAGCTATTCAACTAGTACTGGCTCGCCAAACCGGCAATCAGGTTCAAGGTCTCCAACTAAACTGTCATTGAATATACTAACAAGAGAACGTACGAAGTCGCCCGTTAGAGTGTCTACCATGTCTAGCACACAAGGGTTCAGGTCCCCGACTAAGCTGTACAATAAGGCATCGTCTGAGGCTAATTATAGAGCTTCTTCAAGACTACATAATATCGATTCAGATTCCAAAAATTCGACTGAACCTAAAACCATACAAGGAAAGGCTGAAGTagatttgattaatagACTTATGGCTCCTACCAGCGCAAGCGCAGCTAAAAATGTCAAAACTCCTTCCAGAAAGACGCAAGAAGGTAAAAAGTCCGACAATGCTGTTTCAAGTAAGAACAAGTTCCTCACTACAACTCTCAACCCAACGAAACCACAATTTAACCCAATCAAGACatcaaataaatctaataCATCTCCCTTGAAAAAGTCAATTCCACTAAATGACGAGCATGAGATGAGAGAAACAAAAATTCCTTCGAGGCTTGAATTCTCTAACATTCCATccttgaaaaaaaaatctctAATGGCAGAGAGGAGCGAAGCGGCTGCTCAGAAACCTAGGCAAAAAATTATGATAGCGATGAATCATAAATTAGATAGCAAGTTACAGTCAAATCCCTCATCTGTCTTAAAAAGTGAGACCCCTAATAACGAAAGAACAAACGAAGGAAAAAGGTCCtctaattttttgaatgatattaCAGAAATACAGCAGGCTCTGAAACCAGGAAATAAGTCAAACTATGGAAATTTAATGACCTTGCCAGAAACTACAAAGAATAGTTCTACTAATAACTCGGAATCCAAGGATTATTCCAAACGTTCGAAAGTTGAAAGTAAAACACCCTCAAGACAACATACATTGAGTAAGCAAAAgattcttgaaaaaaagGCTAGCAGAATTTCAAATAGCGATAAGAAAGTAACACATAAAAATACTAATTTTAAAAcaaatgatatttttaCGGATCCTAAAACACCTGCTAAAGATAGAAAAGTACAGACCGCAGAAGACACTTTGCCAGACATTCCgactgatgatgaagataacCAGTCTCACAAGGTCTTGCAAAGTTGGGCTGAAACTCCACAGTTACATAAAATTGTAATGCAAAATAGAACCATAGATCCAGTTACAATTTTCGGAGAAGTTCCCCGTTTAAATATAGAAGAAATCTTCGAGTCACAAGCCTCAAGGTATCGTGGTAAATCCTCTCCTTCAAACTTCACACCAGACGAAAAACAAAGGAAACGTGAAGCTACAGAATATGCAATCAAGATGGGCTATAAAGATCCTGCTCATCtgtaa
- a CDS encoding DEHA2D09064p (similar to uniprot|P33313 Saccharomyces cerevisiae YBR155W CNS1 cyclophilin seven suppressor) has translation MTEEFISEWDKKRYIPKPGEPTLPPQLSELADKSADDVIKELNRLPFFMTELDETDGDGGENTNLEALKSLAYDGEPDEIATNFKNQGNDCYKVKQYKTAVDYYTRGLEMDCGVDSIDSALYLNRAACNLELKNYRKCIEDCKSVLLIDEKNVKACYRSGKAFFYVERYEEAKQIFQYGLTMDADNKSIKDAYQEVIDLEEKIAAAKLKKQRDEEEKQLKKVLLVNAMKLRHIEMIKSARPIELLEDAKIRLEDPMDHESQLIFPSMILYPTTDEFDYIAEISELSTPTDILQIVLDRPKEWFEDPKHENFTLKKLQCYMETVSGGLVKVGKNVAVNNALMSDKPKAPLFDNALRLYVIPKSDSEEWLSKWNKDVALAKRQILK, from the coding sequence ATGactgaagaatttatatcCGAATGGGATAAAAAAAGATATATCCCAAAGCCTGGTGAACCAACTTTGCCGCCTCAATTGTCTGAACTTGCTGATAAATCTGCAGATGATGTcataaaagaattgaatagaTTGCCCTTTTTCATGACTGAATTGGATGAAACCGACGGTGATGGAGGAGAAAATACTAATTTAGAGGCACTTAAAAGTTTAGCATACGATGGTGAACCTGACGAAATTGCTACGAATTTTAAAAACCAAGGAAATGATTGTTACAAAGttaaacaatataaaaCTGCTGTAGATTACTATACAAGAGGTTTAGAAATGGATTGTGGAGTTGACTCGATTGACTCtgcattatatttaaatagaGCTGCTTGTAATcttgaattgaagaattacaGAAAATGTATTGAAGATTGTAAAAGTGTTTTACTTatagatgaaaaaaatgttAAAGCATGCTACAGATCAGGTAAAGCCTTCTTTTATGTTGAAAGATACGAGGAAGCCaagcaaatatttcaatatgGATTGACCATGGACGCcgataataaatctattaAAGATGCCTATCAGGAAGTTattgatttggaagaaaaaattgcGGCCGCAAAGCTCAAGAAACAGAGAGACGAAGAGgaaaaacaattgaaaaaagtTTTATTAGTAAATGCTATGAAATTAAGACATATTGAGATGATAAAGAGTGCAAGACCTATCGAGCTACTTGAGGATGCTAAAATACGATTAGAGGATCCAATGGATCATGAATCACaattaatttttccatCAATGATTTTGTATCCTACTACAGACGAATTCGATTATATTGCTGAAATTAGTGAATTGAGTACTCCGACAgatattttgcaaattgTTTTAGATAGACCAAAAGAATGGTTCGAGGATCCCAAACATGAAAATTTCACTCTCAAGAAATTACAATGCTACATGGAAACTGTATCAGGAGGCTTGGTCAAGGTTGGTAAGAATGTGGCCGTGAATAACGCGTTAATGTCAGATAAACCAAAGGCACCATTATTTGACAATGCGTTAAGGTTATATGTAATCCCAAAATCTGATTCTGAAGAATGGTTATCTAAGTGGAATAAAGATGTTGCTTTGGCAAAACgtcaaattttgaaataa
- a CDS encoding DEHA2D09086p (weakly similar to uniprot|Q03758 Saccharomyces cerevisiae YML111W BUL2 Component of the Rsp5p E3-ubiquitin ligase complex): MDDKGSNRYKLRLSSLSQRDGKKNSNHRGDEELLNILPSYHMYQSTISKNLTPSHEDFRTEPPSYEITPISSVASSETSSVNDYFMDISLPTSPTNANEEENEEEDLLSIDNTILSNAHKLKRLTAMNKEISKDLIINIYLTEEIGKIGVAPKLIDPLSLELKQGDYIYGFVTVTNKTKHNVPFDMFPVVFEGALTLGNNNRPIVQPPVNIVRFLTMFDFNASWNDGSLDRLVSDNNNPHIPKNDVDPYDNTQIQLNHKKIFEPNVTYKKFFTFKIPDKLLDSSCEPHGLVKHIQVPPTLGISKNEVINSLRRKWRDNADDAGIASPRPDDSDIGKNKAQYASLTNDFAFPDTAISYCISARIIGRSVGYENLFLKNHLPSNPTADEYVVANENYCYLRLVGDADPIFELNRSMMTEEAKLIYSNMVDKIKEYISLAKEMSTLSIDDRSSTSLLHPTSSATELAKMRQSYYSKISPTRPRENVYEIFLSYRKKSILGTNKIIGLAALSSPKTHYRVPYVPLSKFRKPDIPVPSTKINIPLDLTFIYSENQNQLPPDFKHISVELIALNIKSKNLPIPVVFHHDMLFQNKSKGSDNFDYITIKLFQKYAIELSKVLKDVKHDNLDLDKSLIRDVKCLANLSSKYDYFKILNPRVSAINSSEELNLISSIPWESESLTTRSTTDTLEEQVKYTKKFNAVIDISNAALIPTGSKDFCLIPDFQYCFTARLYYLKIKLKCPNGDKMVLKVPLILQKERE; encoded by the coding sequence ATGGATGACAAAGGATCTAATAGGTATAAATTAAGACTCTCTTCATTGTCGCAAAGAGATGGGAAGAAAAACCTGAACCATAGAGGAGATGAAGAGCTTTTGAATATCTTACCCTCGTATCATATGTATCAATCTACGATATCGAAGAACTTGACACCCTCTCACGAAGACTTCCGAACAGAACCACCAAGTTACGAGATTACGCCGATATCCTCTGTCGCCTCGTCTGAGACCTCGAGTGttaatgattattttatgGATATTTCCTTGCCTACATCACCCACGAATGCCAATGAGGAAGAAAATGAGGAAGAGGATTTATTGTCTATCGATAATACGATCTTGTCGAATGCTCATAAGTTGAAGAGATTAACGGCCATGAATAAAGAAATCTCCAAGGATTTGATCATTAATATCTATTTGActgaagaaattggaaaaataGGTGTTGCACCTAAACTTATCGATCCATTGTCCTTGGAACTTAAACAGGGAGATTACATCTATGGTTTCGTAACGGTCACTAATAAAACAAAGCACAACGTTCCATTTGATATGTTTCCGGTAGTGTTTGAAGGAGCTTTAACATTaggtaataataatagacCAATTGTACAACCACCAGTAAACATTGTCAGATTCTTGACTATGTTTGACTTTAATGCTTCGTGGAACGATGGAAGTCTTGATAGGTTGGTATCAGACAATAATAACCCGCATATTCCTAAAAATGACGTTGATCCTTACGACAATAcccaaattcaattgaatcataaaaaaatatttgaaccTAACGTCACTTACAAAAAATTCTTTACATTTAAGATACCTGATAAGTTGTTAGATAGTAGTTGTGAACCTCATGGTTTAGTAAAACATATTCAAGTTCCACCCACTCTTGgcatttcaaaaaatgaagtgataaattcattaagaagaaaatggaGAGACAATGCAGATGACGCAGGTATAGCATCACCACGGCCCGATGATAGTGATATAGGAAAGAATAAGGCTCAGTATGCTTCGCTTACGAATGATTTTGCATTCCCAGATACTGCAATAAGTTATTGTATTAGTGCCAGGATTATAGGAAGATCAGTGGGTTACGAAAacttatttttgaaaaaccATTTACCCCTGAACCCAACTGCCGATGAATACGTAGTTGCAAATGAGAATTACTGTTACTTGAGGTTAGTTGGGGACGCTGACCCAATTTTTGAACTTAATAGATCTATGATGACTGAAGAGGCtaaattgatatattcaaacATGGTTGACAAAATAAAGGAATACATTAGTTTGGCGAAAGAAATGTCGACACTTTCTATTGATGATAGGAGTTCAACTTCTTTATTACATCCTACTTCTAGTGCAACGGAACTAGCAAAAATGCGCCAGTCGTATTACTCAAAAATTAGCCCCACAAGACCTAGAGAGAATGTTTACGAAATATTCTTGCTGTACAGAAAGAAGTCAATTCTTggaacaaataaaataatcgGTCTTGCTGCATTGTCAAGTCCAAAAACGCATTATAGAGTACCATATGTACctttatcaaaattcaGAAAACCAGATATACCAGTTCCCTCtaccaaaatcaatatccCGTTAGATCttacatttatttattcagaAAATCAGAATCAGCTTCCACCAGACTTCAAGCATATATCTGTTGAACTAATTGCATTGAATATCAAGTCTAAAAATTTGCCTATTCCTGTGGTATTCCATCACGATAtgctttttcaaaataaaagtAAAGGCTCGGACAACTTTGACTATATAACTATTAAACTATTCCAAAAATATGCGATAGAGTTATCGAAAGTTCTCAAGGATGTTAAACATGATAATCTAGATTTAGATAAAAGTTTAATACGTGATGTCAAGTGTCTTGCTAACCTCTCATCTAAATATgattatttcaagattttgaatcCGAGGGTGTCTGCTATTAACTCTTCGGAGGAACTAAActtaatatcatcaattccTTGGGAATCTGAAAGTTTGACCACAAGATCTACAACAGATACACTAGAGGAACAGGTCAAATATACAAAGAAATTCAATGCAGTTATTGACATATCAAATGCAGCCTTAATTCCAACTGGTTCCAAGGATTTCTGCTTGATACCTGATTTCCAATATTGTTTTACGGCTAGACTTTAttacttgaaaataaaactCAAGTGCCCCAATGGCGACAAGATGGTCCTTAAAGTGCCATTAATACTccaaaaagaaagagagtaa